The Daphnia pulex isolate KAP4 chromosome 7, ASM2113471v1 genome includes the window TTTGTAGCGGCTCACTGCAATCGCACACAGTAACCTTAAATGCTACCAGACCTCTGACACACAGCCCGAGAAGCAGCATGACTTGAAGAGAAGACATCCTCATGCTATTTAATAGTGATGGGCCGTTATTGGAGTGTCGTTAGTAATAGAAAAGTTAGAGCGGttattgtaaaagaaaaaaaggcgccaTTTCATACTGTTTTATGCTTACCTGACCCCAGAAATACcgtcaaacaaagaaaaagttgaccGAAGGCGCACCTTTTTAGTATACGCACTAGCTGCTGCAAAGTTTTCTTTACTAACGAAAAACATTCGTTATCGTTAACGGCACATCACTACTAATTAAGACGGAGAATGGATAGAACAATGAAACAGAACAATAAAATAATGGAACAAtaacaatttggaaaataggacaaataaagaataatttgatacggcaaaataaaactgcaaggagaaggaaaatcGAAAGTGTAGCAATGACTTAAAGCCActagaaaacaataaattgaaTCAAAGAAGAGCTCGAACACGGGACAATTAAAGGAGGGAATAGAACAAAAATAACggaaataactttaaaaattaaattgcggaattatttaaaagagagaaatagaatCAATAGAAACGGAAAGACAACTTCAATTGAATGCggagaaattaaagaaataaaatcaagatatATGGTGAACATAACTTTAAACTGGGGTAAAACTGAAAGGAGAATAAAATCAAGTAAATGGCAAAATAACTTTAAATCGAAGTGAATgagaataaaatcaaaatacatgATAAACTAACTTTAACTTGAAGCGACAGAAttaaaagggagaaataaaGAACGGAAAAATAACTTTAGAATTTGAAGTGAAAGAATTAAATCAGACTACATggtaaaaataactttaaattgaagtttgaaatgaaagagaataaaattaGAATGGCATGGTGAAAATAACTTTGAATTGAAGTgcggaaaaattaaaaggaaagaataaaacaaaaatacatagtaaaaaaaaaacgtggtTCAGTTTTTATGTGGGGACAggaaaaaggacaaaacaacaaaattaaactagaatagaaaagaatgtaaaataaaactgagagaaagagagaaaaattctaGAGAAAAGTAACTTGAAATAACGAACAacagtgaaaaagaaagagaacttaaaaattgaaagaacgaaaaatagagagaaaagtaaggtaaaaaataatacaataactTGCAATTGAAaggacggggaaaaaaaatagtaacaTGAAATTCTAAAAGGATGGCAAAATCAATtgtaggaagaagaaaattgagaaGTAACTAACATAACATGACACTATAACTaccggaaaaacaaaagaataatttcTCTCCATTTGACACCTTCTTCTCTACACACTTCACctaataataaacaacatAGAAAtatccttcttttcttctttacctaGGCAATTCATGTGCCATTTAACTCCACTCCTCACTCCGCAACTTCatctaatctttttttctaatttttttttttttttgtttaacttttttaacttattCTTAAAACGTCGCCGTACACGATTTTTACATTCCGTGATTCCGACTTCGTCCAGTTCGTTTTCATTCGCCAGATTACCATAGCGTTTGGTTTgtcgtctattttttttctggttattACTTCCTTCGCTATTGTTTGTTCCTTCTCTTTCATCCCTTGCCTTGCCTACGTCACCCCGAATGGTTGATGACGTCGAAGACGGTAATATGACGGGTGGCGTCAAGGGCGCGGCAACTCCTATTTCACTATCGCAATCCTCGCTTTCCCAATCGGTATCGTTATCCTCTGACTCGCACCGCTCGTCGTCTACCttgtttctttcactttcatcTGTTTGTTGGTCGATCGCTTCGGACGCTTTTGTCGTCGCTTCTTCATAAAGTGGACAAGACTCATCTTTCCACAGCATTGTTTCGAATAGCGGTTTAACTCTATTAACGTGCACGCGTTGCGTGTTGTAAGAGGTATCCACAATATCCAAGGTTTTGTTTGAGTAGACTTTTATCACACGAAAGGGACCTTTATATTTGgaggtaaattttttactgTCGCCTACTTTAACAACAACGACATCTAATAAAACCGTGTCGCCTactttatatttaaattctttagCCCTTTTATcgtattgttttctttgtatttctcttgccttttcattttcttctttcactcgTTGGAATGAAAACCGCAATCGATTCATCATATTTCCCACGTAGTCTGATAGAGAAATATTCGTTTTTGGTACTGCACTAAGAAGTTCGTTTACGGGAATGTTAGCGTCCCGTCCATGAAGTATAAAATGAGGTGTTTCTTTGGTGGAAGAATGAACGGAATTTCTGTACGCAAATAATAATGGGTCGATTAACTCTTCCCAATCTTCATGAGCGCCATCCTGTAATTCTTTTCGTAACATTGTTGTAAGAGTTCTGTTAAAACGCTCGGTCTCTCCATTGCTTGCCGGATGATAAGCAGTGGTCAATTTGTGTTTAATGTTAAGTTTGTcgcaaaaatatttgaataattttgaagTGAAATTTGCGCCACGGTCTGACACAATAGCTCTTGGAAACCCATGACGCGTCACGACGGTGTCAAATAGGCATTTAGCTGTTGTTAGCGCCTTTTGATCTTTTAGGGCGACAGCTTCAGGCCAGCGAGAAAAATAGTCGGTAATTACTAGAATGAATTTGTTCCCATTTGGCGACGAAGGAGTAATCGGACCCAAAAAATCTATTCCAATTACTTGAAATGGCGCTTGCGCAAGGTCGTGTGGATGAAGACAACCTCtcagttttgattttgaatttgaagtaCATTCCACGCACGCCTGGCAAtattcttttatgtcttttctCATAGTCGgccaataataattatttttcactcTTAAATACGTACGTAAGAATGCAAAATGTCCTCCCATCGGCCCGTCATGTATCTCTTTCACTACCTGTAGGCGAAGTGAAAGGGGAAGGACTAGTTGGTGATTTATCTCAtttcttttactcttttttgtCATAATTTCTCTTCGATAAAGGATGCCATCGATAACTTCAAAATACTCAATCTCTTTGGCCCAGTctggtttgttgttttcaaattttttatctaATATTCCGTTATCtaaataattctttatttctttgcaTAATTCGTCCTCGTTTTGACTGTCACAAAtaatatttactttttcttctgtttgtgttgttgttaagCTAGTCACTTTTAGTCTGGACAGTGCATCTGCATTTTGGTGCACTCGTCCCGGTCTGTATCGAATTTCGTATGGGACTCCGGCCAGTTCTATGGCCCATCTTCCGAGTCTACCATTGctatctttttgatttttcagccATTGAAGAGCTGCATGATCCGTTATTATCTCAAAAGGTTTATCCAATAAATAATGTTTAAAGTGTTTAATGGCAAAAACTATGGCTAGTGCTTCTTTCTCCGTCGTATGATATTTGATCTCTTCTTTCCGTAGCTGTCGGCTTGCGTAGGCTATCGGGTGTTCTTCTCCATTTTGTATTTGGGACAGAACAGCCCCAATACCGTAATCACAAGCATccgtaaataacaaaaactttTCATCAAAATTCGGGTAAGCAAGAACAGGAGGCGTTATTAGACGGTCGCGTAACGTCTCAAACGCCTTCTGATCTTCCTCTGTCCAAATAAATGGTTGTTTAAGCATAtctttgtgtgtttttcttgttaaaggcCTCGCTATTGCGCCAAAATTAGGCGAAAATTTTCGATAGTAACCAAGCAACCCGAGAAAGGATCGAACCTCATCGGCCGATGTAGGTGTCTTATAATTTACTATTTGCTCGACTTTCGCTGGGTCTGGTTTAATACCTTCAGGTGTGATCAAATGACCCaggtaggggagactggagtaaaacgggacggtttttgttttccccctatatctcccaaactaattatttaatttctttaaaattttgtttttatgtattccataTTGTAATaaaccccccatattttttatataatttaataaagaactatttccccataaaatacCTTTAAAGTTTCCTCAGATTTGTGGGGGGGGCCTATTATTTTGGGTCAttgaggacactggggtgggtggtaagggacgtcctccgttttatcttttaaatacatttaaaaaattgaaaaaaaattgaaaaagtgttccactgcatagactctttgagtttataaatgtttcaatttgattattttggtaatgaaccttttttcttatataaacaaaatttcttatggagcagtaggatatcctgcgttgccaggtcaGTAAATCAAGCCTCTttaaaatgctgtacgctgattggcccgtaactgtcccaaaatagtcaaaaacagctgtcccgatttcccaattatgactctttttttttaaagttcatactgtctaaactaatcgatctaaaattctaatttttgttttaaacgatcaagaaatgaatcagcttcatttccatattaaatttacatgccattagcgtttatttatttctataaacataaaatggcggagacaaaaatttcaaaaaaaaactgttttttttagttttgtcaataactcatgcagttattgacaaaaatcaaccaaatttcatgcctAAGTAGATTATACGTATTTACAtaacatgataaaaaaattttaaattttattaacatctaatatttcccccccccccactgtcccttttgacccggtgtcccgttttactccagtctcccctaatTGACTGATTTTTGTATAAATTggcatttcttcatttttaacgTTAACTTCGCTTCTCTTAATAATTGAAACACATGGCGAATATCTTTCAAATGATCTTCGAACGTATCTGAATATATGATTAGGACGTCATCCAAATAAACCAACGCCTTTTTCCCCAAGACGTCTCTCAGGGCATAATTCATTAAACTTTGGAACGTCGGAGGCCCATTGCACAATCCAAAGGGCATCCGTGTGAATTGATAAAGATTATCCTCAACTACAAACACTGTTTTTTCTCTAGCTGATTCTTCTAACTCGATTTGGTAATATCCAGATGCTAAATCCAGTGtagtaaagaatttttttccgtgTAATTTATCTAGTAACTCGTCGATACGAGGCATTGGAAAAGAATCTTTCTTTGTAATACTATTCAACTTCCGGTAATCGATGCAAACCCTGATCTCCCCGTTCTTTTTAACAACTATTACTACTGCTTGGGGCTGCCCAGGCGGAAATTGATTCTTCGATAATACCTGCTCTTTTTAAATCGTCTAATGTTTTACGTAATATCTCAATATACTTTGGATTTATTCTGTAAGGGCGCATTCTAATAGGGCCCTTACCCTGTGTGTCTATAGTATGCTGAATTAAATTAGTACTCCCTAGTTCGGAAGCACGATTAGCAAATaatgttttgaattcaaaaattaaattattaagtgGTAGTTGGTACTCGGACTCTACAACTGGATAAACGAACAAATCAGCTTCTTTACTGTCTTCTCATAAGCTcccttctttgtttttaacttcaaCTTTTCCCACTTCCCCTTCCCTTCCCCCTTTCCCACCCTGTTCTCCTGTCCCTTTGTGTCCCCTAGTTTCATATTGTCCCCTAGTTTCATAGTGTCCCCTTGTTTCATATTGTCCCCTTATTTCTCTTTGTCTGACTGTTTCATTTTGTCCCCCTGTTTCTATTTGTCTGCTTGGTTCATATTGTCCCCTTGTTTCTATTTGTCTGCCTGTTTCTTCCGTTCCCCCCATCCATTCCCGCTGTCCCATTTTGACTACCGACGACTTCAATACTCCCTAGGTGAGTAGCTCTCGGTATACATACACTTTCTAATGAATTATTTACGATTAACATGTTATAAGTAGGCTACCATCCTTTGAAACGGTGttcacaaaatcaaaaatttctaaCCCTTTGGGTAGTTTATCTGcttgagaaaaaacaaaagtagcTGTCGATAGAACATAAGGAAACGATCCTTTCGTTTTTGCTTCAATCACCAATATAGATTGTCGTGGTACTTTTACTCGTTGTTTGGACACAATTGATATCTCTGGTGAGGCCACTTGACCAGAAGCTTCTCTAGCTAAATATATACTTTGATTTTCCCCATCCACCGTAAATCCGTGGCTTCTAATCGCATCCCACCCTAAAATACAGTCTTCTGATATCCCATCAGTAACAACAAATTCTTGCAAAAGTTGTGTCCCTCTATAATATATTGGTAAAGTAACTAATCCTAAAGTATCTAATTTCTTATCGTGCACGTCGTACaaatcaaaatcgggtttactGCAGGTCCCCCGACTTCTctgtggaatttttttaagcaaGTTCGTGTTTATCACACTTCTTGCTGCCCCAGTATCAAATAGGGCTTGGAAACTAATGTTGAAACTAATAAGAGGAATGCGAGGAGTTAAATTGCTTGTCTTCGTGGTTATTAGTCTAGAAATGCGTCGggttttttcaagattttggCTATCAACTGACCCGTGAAAACAGTTGATACCTAATTGTTTCCCTGATTGGGTGGAGGCCCTGGTAAATTAGGATTACCAATTTGTGACCGTTTCAGACACTGGTAGGCCAAGTGTCCGATTTGCCTACACATATAGCGAATCGGAGGTTGTGCATTTTCTAACATTATACGTTGATATTTGAAACAAACGTCCTTGCTGTGGCCTTTCAACTTACAAAAGTCACAAATATTGTCTGATCTGGGAGGGCGAAAGTTTGATTGATTCGGGGGAGGCGGGGGGTTGTTCTGTAAATACGAAGGTGGCCTAAACTGTTGATTTGCCTGCTGATACTGCGGTCGAGGTTGCCAGTTTGGCTTGCCATTGAATGGTTTGTTTTGCTGGCTATTGTAGCTGGTGGGTGGGTGATATGACGACCCAAACTGATTCATTCCCTGCTGCCCAGGTAGTAGGAAAGAAACATGTTTATTTGACTGATGGGTTTGctcattactttttttaaataaaaaatcaacggCTTTTGAGAGTTCTTGAATATATGAAGACATTTCTGACTGCTCCGTACCAGTAGCAACTACCGGTTTTGATCCATCTTTCAAGGCCGCCACCAGAGCGTTCACGGACTCATTCTGCTTTTCAACAAGTTGTTTTAATTCTACCATTTCGAGGCTTTCACGCAGTTTCGAATCAGGAGGTTTATTTATGACATTGACGAATTCCTGTATTCCCTTACTTCCCTCAATCGTTTCTAAACGTATCGAATATTTTCTTGCCTCAGAAACTAACTCGTCGAATGTTTTAAACGCCTTATACTTTACTTTCATTTGAAGTTTCTCATCTAAACCgtcaatgaatttttgttgtaaGATTATTTGAAAAGAGTCCTGCGTGTACGCGTCTGGATATGCGTACTTGAAGATCTCTTTCAAGCGGATGGCAAAATCGTAAATTTTTTCTCCGGGTTTTCTACTAgctttcttaaatttttttaaatatttttctgctgTTTCATCTCCATGAAAATGGTCAATTAGCCTGTCTTTAACTGTGGCATATTCGTCCGCGCCACTTTCCAAAACGTATTTGGTTACTTTCTGAGCTCTAtctgtcatttttttatataattctAAGATCACTTCTTCGTCAGAAAATCCAGAATTACTcacgattttttcaaatgtatcTACCCATGAATCGAATCTTTGTAGAGGCCCACCCGAAAAACAAGATAAAGAATGTAAACTTGACCTTGTGTGTTGGCTTTTCGCAAAGTCAGACAGCTCTGACCCCCTCGTACACCCATTACCGTTACTACTCGCCATTTCGATTATGTCGGGGTCTATTCTAAGATTCCACGCCGTTGTCCCGGTTGAACGAACGTTACTTTTAGTCTGAATCCTATTACTGGGATTCTTCTCTGTTGACCCCGACTTCGTCTGATTCTCCTGCCTATCTGCTGGCAGTTCTCTTCCGCCGGGCGAGTTGTGAACGCGAGAACTTGTCGTAAGGTCTTCTTTGCCTCCCTCAAGTGAATGTTCCCTAACTGTACCAGAGCTTGACTCCGGTTCCTTAGAGGAGGAAGATGGTTTAATCTGCTGCTTAATCTGGCTATCTCTGAACGGAGAGGCTGAACTGGAGTTATCTTGTTGACTTCCGTTAAATAAGTCCCTAtcgtttgaatattttctagAAATGTGTTTTGGAAGCTTAGACGACTTTCTGTTAAGAAGAAAGAGGTGTTTCCAACCTCCTTTGCAAGGTTGTGATAATCCCCTTCCTCGTCTAGTTCTTGCAGTTCTCTTCTTGGtgagaaatctaaaaattcctttccttcttttggcaCGAAGCCGAGAAACTCGTGAAGACTCTGAGCCTGCCCTAGAAGAAACGTCAGAACTCGTCTTGCCTGCTCTAGCAAGGTCTCCACTAAGTGTCGCAACTGTGAGTCGGTCCTCGCTAGGATCGCTACACGCTCTAATAATTTCTTCTGGAGATTCCTCCTCTCTTTGAGCCCTACCAGAATGCGCGTTAATGCCGTCAACTCCGTTAAGTCGATCGGGGTTTGATTCGTTTCCCAAGTCTGAAGATCCTGCAACAACCGAATCAGTTGTTCCCAAACCAGCTGATTGCCTGATCTGAAATCCCTCTTCCGCTCCCGTACGTTCTTTAGagccaaaacaagaaatggaaGCTGACTGGTTAGGATTGGAAACTGTGCAGTCTTGTCCACCACTACGTTCTGATATATTTGGTGAATGTGATTGACTAACCTCACTGCCATCGGAATAAGTCCTCTTTCTCAAAAAATGTGCAACCCTATTTGTAAAACTGCCTACTGGCGACTTGCGAAAAGAGGAATTAAAAGAGGAAGTATGTTGGGAAGGAGAATTTTGCGGGGAAGATGTTATAGGAATCTGGCTTACTTCCAATCTAGCAGATCTTCCGTGAGCCCAAGCTTCCGcgtaaacttgaaaatgtttttttaacaaaagttAACTAGTCCAATGAACGAGTGCGAATAGTGTTGACGTGATCGACTTGATACGAATAAGTTTAAGTTCCAATCCAGCAGTGTTATAATAAGTGTTTCTTGCAAATTCGAAACGAAACTCTGCTGTAGTCAATACTCAAAACAACGCTGCGATACgcaaataaattgttattttgaacATATGGAATTCGGACTGCGGGCGAGTCATCGGACGCGGTGGAACTAATATCAAGAGACTCGAAGTATGAAGTAAGTTTTCTCAAGGAAAATCTTCCCATCACCGAAGGAGATGTTATGAGTCGCATCGACGCTTGTAGCGACGTTATTAAAAATCTACCTGTACCGATCGAATGCAGGAAACTGGATCTCAGTAGTAAGAACGTTTATTCCtccagttattttttttcaacagctTAGCTGTGTGCATCAATCGCCCATCTCCCGAAAACAAATTCGTTGCCATCTGAGGTAATTAAGACAGGTGCCGTTCAGTATACCAAATACTTCAAGCCGGATCTCGATagtttttcgggtttttttttaattaaagtcaAATGATGATTGCTGGACGGTCAGCCTTGCCATCGGTGTAGTTGTTGTCTTGCAATGACGCGCTCCCTCCTCGTGACAATCCGAAGGAATCGGTGAATGAACCCCGTCAACGGAGTTGGTGCTGGTCACTGATGTGCGTACGGACTTCCTAAATTCTTGGCGTTGCGTATGGGTTGAGTTGTATGAGAAAACACGAAAGTGTCGAACCATGCTCTAATATAGGCTAAATTACACCTGACGACGGGACGGTCAATAGCCAAGTACTGTTGAGCGTTCATATCGTTTGTATCGATTTCCAACACTTGCTTCTCATTGTCAACTCTGTATCGTGAATTGACTCATCGATCACAAAATAACTAACCTCGCACCCATTAATTAATAAAGGGGGCTGCTGATAGCGTCCCGCTTTAGATAGTTACCGTAGTAGGTAAGTAAACaattttgtaaaaacaaacaattgagTGGAATCGGTTTTAAACTTTTGGTTTTCCTCTCAACTCCTGTACGTAATATTAGTCTTAACAACTTAACGTTTTAGAGGTCTTATACGAAagacaaaatgtaaaaaatgttaaaattagtatcgttaaagaaaatgatgaggCTTAGTACGCAGCTGAATATAATTGTGTTATTCAAAACAGCCAAAAATAGGCTAGACGAAACACGCAAAAACTTGTTTGGAGGTCAAATGCTATAGGCTACCGCTGCAGGTGAAATGCTTTCTGTCCTATTGTGCCCCGTTATTGTGCCCAAtgttctgaagaaaaaaaacgagaacaaCACTTGTAGACCGAAAGGAGAACTGTAAAGACGcacaacattttcattcgTGTCTTGCGTAATTATTTACGGGGAAATCCGTTCGGCTGGAAAATCTGTTTTGAAATAGTAGGCTGAGTAAATTTTGCAACCAGTAGCTACGTATTTCCTCGCTGAAAAATAGTAGTGATTTTAATCAAAGTGGGAACCATTGACTGTCACCTCAGACCTCGCGTTTGTTTACTCCGGTTTATTCAGTTAttacacttttcttcttttaagtttttttgcagttgattAGAGCCTGAATTATATTATAACGTGAGATATAATTCAAGTGAAAGTCAACAGGTGTAGTCAGTATGACAACGGTGAAAATGTCTTCGATGAACAATTGGCTTGGAATCCTTTTGTTATCAATGTTACATCTCGTGGACGCCGAGAATTTGACGGATTGGAACACTGGCGACGGCGGATTCAAGTGGCGGGCCAACTGTGATTTTCCCGGCGACGATATAGGTCAAGTTCTCTTAACAACTGCAACCCGAGAAGAGTGTGGCCGACTTTGTATTGCCAACCCGCAATGCAGCCACTTTGTGTTTGGTTATCTGGAAAAGTGTTACATGAAGAATACGCCATCAACGACACACCGTCAAGACATCGATTATGAAAGCACGGCCATTTGCGGTTTCATTCCCTGGAGATTTGAATCTCAAATTGGTATTTAAAAGCATAGCCATtgacaaaatgaatttgaatccaAATAATAttgtgaaaaaatatttatgttatTCAGGAAGGGACGACTGGAAATCTACAAGCGAAAGTGGTGCTCATAGCTGCAGTTTTTATGGCAACGACAGTTTGATTTTGACGACAGATTGCCGACAGGCTGAAGATTGCTCCCTATGGTACGACCAGGTTCTTCCCACTAATGGTTCAACAGCCTGTAAATTATTAGACGGAAATTCAGGATCGTGTTGCCCGGTGCTCCCTAAAATCACTATAAAGTTCCATGAAGAAAGtctgtttaaatttttatcctgctaaatgaattattaattgattCTTCCGTCTCTACTTTATTAGCGCAATACATTAAAATGATCCCCGATGAGAGGGAGCGAATAATCGACGCGGGAACAAATCTCACTCTGACGTGTGTCTACGCCTTTGAAGacgaatatcaaaagaaaaattataatttttcgtGGGAAATTCCAGATTACTTAATCAAAAACACTGAAGTATAGATTGACATTTGACTTTATACCCTCGCacttcatttttatcaaaatattttctctcttgattAAATAGTTAAGCGACTTGGACAGTCGTCTTCGCAAAACGTTTGGGAGGAACGAGACTCACATGACATCGACATTGTCCCTGGTAAATGCAAGAGCCAGAGACACTGGAAACTTCGGTTGCAAGGGCATCCCGTACGGAATTGCAAACACGTTTACCGTCAGTCAATACGTCTATGTTTTCAGTTCGTTATATTgttcatagaaaatttttcactGTATAAAGGAATGGTCAATctctgaaattattttattttaagatgATTCGGAACTTGTTATTATTGAAGGCAACGAATTTTACTTCGAAATTTCTCAAGATCAAACTAATTTTCCCGTCAAGTGCATTCCAACCCATCCGGATGTCAAGGTTTCGCTCATCCACAGACATCAATACACAGCAAGAGGCCAAAACTGGTTGGAACCCAAAGTAAGTATACATTTTAAAGTCTCTTTGGCAATAAACTAAAATGATAGTAAATTAATATTGGGttgcaaattttttaacaGGCCGATTTGTTAGAAGAACTATGTTCGACTTGgtgtttcaataaaaaaagtggactTAATCTCAAAAAAGCGAAAATCGACGACTCTGGCCATTTCGAATGCATAGGGACCTACAAAAATAAGACGAATTTACataatttctatttgtttgTCAGTGGTAAGCTTATTACTAAATTGGTGTAGTCCGTTATTATACTCAGTcatttacaaaatgaaaatctaatAGGAATGGAACTGAAAGGAGTTGATGGTGCAGGTGATCCTTATTTTGAAGGAATTGACGTTACTTTAATTTGCCGAACTTACCAATATACCAAGTTCTCTTCTCCACCAAACTGGTCCTACCGAATTAATGGAAAAGAGCAGATTCACATCATTGATGAAAACAATTCACCTGAAGGTCTGAAGCTACTTTATTCGATTGCTGGAGTCATTCGCCTATTAATTTAAAgaattacaaataaaacattcaggtattgaaataagaaaggaCTCATTTGACTATAGTGGTAAAACACTTTACGAAAATCAACTTCACATCTTCGACATCAGTCCAAAAGGCTATAGCTTTCAATGCCAAGGAAGTGGTTTCATTGATTATGTATGGAAAACATTTCTCGCCAAAGGTTGGTTGTTTAACCTTCCTTATTccggaaataaaattatttcgatCGTGCTCAATCGCGTGCTAATTCGTCGTAATTCTggctttgaaaattttcagaattacATGGGGACTTGAAACATAAATCTGTTCAATTAGAGAAAGATATCGCACAAAACTTGACTTGCTTCCTAGGATCTCAAAATGCTTCGACCAAATGGTTAAAGGTGAactgttttcatttaaaattaattctttcatttaaaaacattcatCAAGTATTACATTTACAATAGGATGAGAAAGAATATTCAGGACAAGTTTACTCCGTGGGCAACTCTTCAATCTTACCGCTTTATGGAAAGATGGGTGAAAGCGGAAGCTACGCTTGTCAGTGGAAAGTCAGCTTTCCAGGTGATGCGAAATACAGAAATTTCACCGTTTCTTTCCTCGATAAAATTCCAGTAAATGACAAGACCGTCACTATCGCCGTCCCTACAATATTTgcaattttacttttcatcCTATTTGTCTCCGTTGGagtgaaattttattatgacaAGGTAAACTTatggaatttattatttagcaAGTAACGTCATCGGGAAACTTACCGACGTTCTTTCATTATTTGCTGCTGGCCATTTGAAATGTCAACCAAAAGAAACGACGAGTTTCACAGGAAGCGTTCGTTAGATTGCTGAATGGAAATGCCAAGCAAATTAATAACCAATCACCAATAGAAGAGCAAGTAGAATACCTACCCTATGATAGACGCTGGGAATTTCCAAGAAATCGTCTGCAACTcggttcatttttattttctagctTCATACGTTAAAATTAAACGGAATAACGACTCTCATTACTGTAAACTTATAGGTATCCAATTGGGAACTGGTTGCTTCGGCCGTGTAGTCAAAGCGGAAGCAGTGGGACTCAAAGACTCTGAAGAAGCTGTCAAAACAATAGCTGTCAAAATGGTTCGGTCGCAAGCTAATATCGCAGCAATGGAAGCCCTCATCAGTGAACTGAAAATTCTCGTCTATTTGGGATCACA containing:
- the LOC124198241 gene encoding mast/stem cell growth factor receptor Kit-like isoform X4, producing the protein MTTVKMSSMNNWLGILLLSMLHLVDAENLTDWNTGDGGFKWRANCDFPGDDIGQVLLTTATREECGRLCIANPQCSHFVFGYLEKCYMKNTPSTTHRQDIDYESTAICGFIPWRFESQIGRDDWKSTSESGAHSCSFYGNDSLILTTDCRQAEDCSLWYDQVLPTNGSTACKLLDGNSGSCCPVLPKITIKFHEETQYIKMIPDERERIIDAGTNLTLTCVYAFEDEYQKKNYNFSWEIPDYLIKNTELSDLDSRLRKTFGRNETHMTSTLSLVNARARDTGNFGCKGIPYGIANTFTVSQYVYVFNDSELVIIEGNEFYFEISQDQTNFPVKCIPTHPDVKVSLIHRHQYTARGQNWLEPKADLLEELCSTWCFNKKSGLNLKKAKIDDSGHFECIGTYKNKTNLHNFYLFVSGMELKGVDGAGDPYFEGIDVTLICRTYQYTKFSSPPNWSYRINGKEQIHIIDENNSPEGIEIRKDSFDYSGKTLYENQLHIFDISPKGYSFQCQGSGFIDYVWKTFLAKELHGDLKHKSVQLEKDIAQNLTCFLGSQNASTKWLKDEKEYSGQVYSVGNSSILPLYGKMGESGSYACQWKVSFPGDAKYRNFTVSFLDKIPVNDKTVTIAVPTIFAILLFILFVSVGVKFYYDKKRRVSQEAFVRLLNGNAKQINNQSPIEEQVEYLPYDRRWEFPRNRLQLGIQLGTGCFGRVVKAEAVGLKDSEEAVKTIAVKMVRSQANIAAMEALISELKILVYLGSHLNVVNLLGACTKQIHKGELFVIVEYCRFGNLQTFLINHRNSFVNLVDEFGNLKTQHEIESNNFTRSKAEENPSQAETSDFQAYGCSGMNSSCEILNANLNFNLEEELDGNLDRSISTTNLISWSFQIARGMDYLVSKKVLHGDLAARNILLADDGVAKVADFGMAKKMYYEDCYEKRGQGLLPVKWMAIESLTDRIFSSQSDVWSYGIVLWELFSLGRVPYPGMDVGHILMKEILNGYRMDKPELAPKFFGEMMADCWKSDPKERPTFSQMEKVICGHMESSVSSDYLNMNAVYVKLNEDKENASPKEHFGLAKLLREKSETQSKRDATRHSSFPIRFSKKR